A window from Sphingobacterium hotanense encodes these proteins:
- a CDS encoding RecQ family zinc-binding domain-containing protein yields MKAILRLYGGVFDYFVPINEFELARKVGKSVDEVIHMLKMMQQYEMGTYLGKTDKPQLQFLQARVDYKNLYIDMQFIAARKAFKQEQVKAIYHYLDTKDCRSIALQQYFGEDTKEPCGVCDLCVTRDFRKNEHKKIVKEIQQVLLSRAMTLHELIDTLTVGKEDRRLEVLRELLDTEQVLLKDNLYSWPVF; encoded by the coding sequence GTGAAGGCTATTCTAAGACTTTACGGGGGAGTATTCGACTATTTTGTTCCTATCAATGAGTTCGAACTAGCGCGTAAGGTCGGGAAATCTGTTGATGAGGTCATCCATATGCTAAAGATGATGCAGCAATATGAAATGGGAACTTATCTGGGTAAGACTGATAAACCGCAATTACAATTCCTTCAAGCAAGAGTTGATTATAAGAACTTGTATATCGATATGCAATTTATTGCGGCTCGGAAGGCTTTTAAGCAAGAACAAGTGAAGGCGATTTACCATTATTTGGATACCAAAGATTGTCGCAGCATTGCCCTTCAGCAATATTTCGGAGAGGACACAAAGGAGCCATGCGGAGTGTGTGATCTATGCGTGACGAGAGATTTTCGTAAGAATGAACATAAAAAAATTGTGAAGGAGATTCAGCAGGTATTGCTTTCTCGCGCAATGACGCTGCATGAATTGATCGACACATTAACTGTTGGGAAAGAAGATAGGCGTTTGGAAGTTCTTCGCGAATTGCTGGATACCGAGCAGGTATTACTAAAAGATAATCTTTATTCTTGGCCTGTATTCTAA
- a CDS encoding ComEC/Rec2 family competence protein: MSGFDFKLNVSKAPCVKALIPFCSGIAIAYFLTVEQIAVHYGFVYLTGFLPILFLVKNSVKSYLVSAYLSLCFLLFGIQMTFNRLPMLDEELRATEQLWVALVDESPVERDKIYRMTLKVIGRFENKDFQELNQSPLVQGLLWKDSTLSVSFGLGDTLLIRGKITETTTVRNPHAFDYSAYLKSQGIQYQIWFGAKSFRTVAREKGMNLSLLLENNRQLLNDRFHQYIPEQSYTALASAITFGYRAELSNELMQTFSKTGTIHILSVSGMHVAILCAVITFVLSPLRFVRRTRLLGIWISLGFIWLFAICCGLGPAVLRATVMFSLYLFSLMLRRDLIGLNSLAGSALILLCINPLMLLDMGFQLSYLAVFGIMTMMPILQRMYYSYKIGIRQSLDLLYMSIAAQVSTTSLALFFFHQFPTYFLLGNFIMAIPSSIIMVGGIILMLCPIDFVNELVGIVLQNTIALSYAALRRVEALPFSSIQGIYWSWQEMVLTHIILLGLLIAFRFKERLLLWISMLCLLMFICYEVRKEIALQSYVGLRFYQLGREFAIASINEGTVNVYSSADSLYQKNIQFTIHNDISRFSEIQDVFFMNMSKDSNSVILQNAVEMIAICNKACTSDAAFILLRNNVSLTNSDNHSFIILDASNSWSFINKKNKELDSLGRPYYILKENFAYVWDN, encoded by the coding sequence GTGAGTGGGTTTGATTTTAAACTTAACGTATCCAAGGCACCATGTGTCAAAGCCCTTATTCCTTTCTGTTCGGGGATAGCAATCGCTTATTTCTTAACTGTTGAACAGATTGCTGTTCATTATGGATTTGTATACCTGACTGGATTTTTACCAATTCTCTTTCTTGTAAAGAACAGCGTGAAGAGTTATCTGGTTTCCGCTTACCTTTCTCTCTGTTTTCTCCTGTTTGGAATCCAAATGACGTTCAATCGCCTACCGATGTTGGATGAGGAACTTCGCGCCACAGAACAATTGTGGGTCGCCCTAGTCGATGAATCTCCTGTGGAGCGAGATAAGATTTATCGGATGACATTGAAAGTGATTGGGCGGTTTGAAAATAAAGATTTCCAAGAACTGAACCAATCGCCATTAGTCCAGGGACTGTTGTGGAAGGATAGCACCTTATCGGTGTCTTTTGGCTTGGGCGATACTTTACTGATTCGAGGGAAAATAACAGAAACCACAACCGTACGGAATCCGCATGCATTCGATTATTCAGCTTATTTGAAAAGTCAGGGTATACAGTATCAGATTTGGTTTGGTGCGAAATCCTTTCGGACTGTAGCTAGGGAGAAGGGGATGAATCTGTCGCTATTGCTTGAAAACAATAGACAATTGCTTAACGATCGCTTTCATCAGTATATCCCCGAACAGAGTTATACCGCTTTGGCATCAGCGATTACATTCGGATACAGAGCGGAGCTCAGTAATGAGTTGATGCAGACCTTCTCAAAAACAGGTACTATTCACATTTTGAGTGTGTCTGGCATGCATGTCGCCATCCTATGCGCGGTGATCACATTTGTGTTGTCGCCTTTGCGGTTTGTGAGAAGAACAAGACTATTAGGTATTTGGATTTCCTTGGGTTTCATCTGGCTTTTCGCTATCTGTTGCGGTCTTGGTCCCGCTGTTCTGCGAGCAACGGTTATGTTCAGTTTATATCTCTTCTCCCTTATGCTAAGAAGAGATCTGATTGGCTTAAACTCACTAGCGGGATCTGCATTAATATTGCTTTGCATTAATCCCCTAATGTTGTTGGATATGGGGTTTCAGCTGTCTTACTTAGCCGTATTCGGAATTATGACCATGATGCCGATATTACAGCGTATGTATTATTCTTATAAGATTGGAATACGGCAGTCGCTGGATTTACTGTATATGAGTATTGCCGCTCAGGTAAGTACAACATCGTTAGCACTGTTTTTTTTTCATCAATTCCCGACCTATTTCTTGCTAGGGAATTTCATTATGGCCATCCCATCGAGTATTATTATGGTTGGTGGTATTATATTGATGTTATGCCCTATTGATTTTGTTAATGAACTTGTTGGGATTGTCCTTCAAAATACGATAGCATTAAGTTATGCGGCATTGCGACGGGTGGAGGCTTTACCTTTCTCATCTATTCAAGGTATTTATTGGAGTTGGCAAGAGATGGTACTGACCCATATCATCTTGCTTGGCCTATTGATCGCCTTCCGATTCAAGGAAAGGTTATTGCTGTGGATAAGTATGCTTTGTTTATTGATGTTCATCTGTTATGAAGTTAGAAAGGAAATAGCACTCCAGTCTTATGTTGGATTACGGTTCTACCAGCTGGGAAGAGAGTTCGCGATTGCTTCTATCAACGAAGGCACGGTAAACGTCTATAGCTCCGCGGATTCTTTATATCAGAAAAACATACAGTTTACTATACATAACGACATTTCGCGATTTTCAGAGATACAAGATGTATTCTTTATGAATATGTCGAAGGATAGTAACTCTGTCATCCTCCAGAATGCTGTGGAAATGATAGCGATCTGTAATAAAGCCTGTACGTCGGATGCTGCCTTCATTTTATTGCGAAACAATGTTTCACTGACGAACTCTGATAACCATAGTTTTATTATTCTGGATGCTAGCAATTCTTGGTCTTTCATCAATAAAAAGAATAAGGAATTAGATTCTCTTGGACGACCTTACTATATTTTGAAAGAGAATTTTGCGTATGTTTGGGACAATTAG
- a CDS encoding ComEA family DNA-binding protein → MNAILNDNIIDEEQIDEEVFGQVELLEEFRKSRLDLNKASRIDLDKLFFLSSYQIEQFIAHRERVGYFTSVYELQGIKGFDLETIQTVLPFVKVSETLNPEFGKINKEGSGFGMGSYFRQLEEKKGFGIDDPLRSRYLGTPDKFRIRVRQEHRKQYYLTFNAAKDAGEPFFEFAQRYGFDYYSGSLLVKEKGIFKRFIVGDYHIQFGQGLAIWTGGQFGRGNPVLQVANIGAGIRQHSGMRESGFLRGMAFTVEKGRFRMTPYAAFNELTGTISDKYGRRVVSSINKSGLHRTPSEQRNKNAVKQWVYGLNSEYEKQSFRLGLNYLSTHFKDYFSPPDREYNAYRFRGKQLQQGGASAHLNWRNVFMFGESAHSLNAGWGHSYGAIASWGSKFSSSIAYRNYQSDYHQFYAQGYGRLSTLGNEEGIYLGLLYHPSRRWEWANSFDIHQFP, encoded by the coding sequence TTGAACGCGATTTTAAACGATAATATCATTGATGAGGAGCAGATCGATGAGGAAGTATTTGGGCAGGTTGAGTTGCTCGAGGAGTTTCGAAAGTCTAGACTTGATCTGAACAAAGCCAGTAGAATTGATTTGGACAAGCTTTTTTTTCTCAGTTCTTATCAAATAGAGCAGTTTATAGCTCATCGAGAAAGGGTGGGATATTTTACTTCAGTCTACGAATTGCAGGGGATTAAAGGATTTGATTTAGAAACTATACAGACTGTTTTACCTTTTGTGAAAGTGAGCGAGACTTTAAATCCGGAGTTCGGAAAGATCAATAAAGAGGGGAGTGGTTTCGGGATGGGGAGTTATTTTCGGCAGTTGGAGGAGAAAAAAGGCTTTGGGATAGATGATCCGTTGCGTTCGCGTTATCTAGGTACGCCCGATAAATTTAGGATCCGTGTGCGACAGGAGCACCGAAAGCAATACTATCTTACATTCAATGCGGCCAAGGATGCCGGTGAGCCGTTTTTTGAATTTGCTCAGCGCTATGGATTTGATTATTACTCAGGCTCTCTTCTCGTCAAGGAGAAGGGTATTTTCAAGCGTTTTATCGTTGGAGATTATCACATACAGTTTGGTCAGGGGCTGGCAATCTGGACTGGCGGTCAGTTTGGACGTGGCAACCCCGTGCTACAAGTAGCTAACATCGGTGCAGGCATTCGGCAACATAGTGGGATGCGCGAATCGGGTTTCTTGAGAGGCATGGCATTTACTGTGGAGAAAGGGCGATTTCGGATGACGCCCTATGCGGCATTCAATGAATTAACAGGGACGATTTCTGACAAGTATGGCCGCAGGGTAGTTTCGAGCATTAACAAGTCTGGTTTGCATCGGACGCCTTCGGAACAGCGCAATAAAAACGCGGTGAAACAATGGGTTTATGGTTTAAATTCCGAATATGAAAAGCAGAGCTTTAGGTTAGGTCTAAATTATTTAAGCACCCATTTTAAAGATTACTTTTCGCCGCCCGACCGCGAATATAATGCCTATCGTTTTAGGGGGAAGCAGCTGCAGCAAGGTGGAGCCTCTGCACATCTCAACTGGCGGAATGTTTTTATGTTCGGTGAATCGGCGCATAGTTTGAATGCAGGATGGGGACATTCTTATGGGGCTATCGCGTCTTGGGGTTCAAAGTTCTCAAGTTCGATCGCATATAGAAATTACCAAAGCGATTACCATCAGTTTTATGCTCAGGGATATGGTCGCCTGTCGACGCTAGGAAACGAGGAGGGTATCTATCTAGGTTTGTTATATCACCCTTCGCGTCGCTGGGAATGGGCAAATAGCTTCGACATTCATCAATTTCCTTGA
- the yidD gene encoding membrane protein insertion efficiency factor YidD — MNLLRLLWEKGIKLPLQWVFLIIIRFYQLFISPFLGASCRYTPTCSQYGKEAIMKYGPFKGGWLTIKRIVSCNPWGGHGHDPVP, encoded by the coding sequence ATGAACTTGCTTCGTCTACTTTGGGAAAAAGGAATTAAGCTGCCCCTGCAATGGGTTTTCTTAATTATCATCCGTTTCTATCAGCTTTTTATCTCGCCCTTTCTGGGGGCAAGTTGTCGCTATACCCCGACCTGTTCGCAGTATGGCAAAGAGGCGATAATGAAGTACGGACCGTTCAAGGGAGGCTGGTTAACGATAAAACGTATTGTAAGCTGTAATCCATGGGGTGGCCACGGCCACGACCCTGTTCCTTAA
- a CDS encoding Rossmann-fold NAD(P)-binding domain-containing protein: MKEPEYKKTTYDLTLNFAGLLAEVNPGMTFCYVSGAGTDSSEQGRSMWARVKGKTENDLQKLSLNVYNFRPAFMKPFKDAEHAKSALKPLISIFSLFRPFNPSYFLTLEEVGKAMINVSIHGYSKHILETKDIAFMSSTK, translated from the coding sequence ATGAAAGAACCAGAATATAAAAAAACGACTTACGATCTGACTTTAAATTTTGCAGGCTTATTAGCGGAGGTAAATCCAGGAATGACGTTTTGCTATGTATCTGGAGCCGGCACGGACAGCTCGGAGCAGGGAAGATCCATGTGGGCCCGGGTTAAAGGAAAAACGGAAAACGACCTGCAAAAACTGTCGCTCAATGTGTATAACTTTCGCCCAGCGTTCATGAAGCCATTTAAAGATGCAGAACATGCGAAATCGGCGTTGAAGCCACTGATCAGTATCTTCTCGCTATTCCGCCCATTCAACCCTTCCTATTTCTTAACGCTTGAAGAAGTAGGCAAGGCGATGATAAATGTTAGTATACACGGTTACTCCAAACATATACTCGAGACCAAGGATATTGCCTTTATGTCCAGTACGAAATAA
- the gyrB gene encoding DNA topoisomerase (ATP-hydrolyzing) subunit B has translation MSEENKNASTYSADNIQVLEGLEAVRKRPSMYIGDTGVKGLHHLVYEVVDNSIDEAVAGYCDDIIVTIYQDNSISVSDNGRGIPTGINKKENKSALELVMTVLHAGGKFDKDTYKVSGGLHGVGVSCVNALSTKLRAEVHREGKIFVQEYAQGKPQFDVKEIGTSEKNGTIVTFHPDPEIFTTTTVYNYDTLANRLRELAFLNKGIRLTLIDEREILEDGSFKKDEFFSEGGLQEFVKFLDGNRQSIISEPIYVEGIKQGVPVELSFQYNDTYSENVHSYVNNINTIEGGSHVAGFRRGLTRTLKKYADDSGLLKNLKVDIQGDDFREGLTAVISVKVAEPQFEGQTKTKLGNSEVMGAVDVAVGEILSSYLEENPKEAKLIVQKVIVAAQARAAARKARELVQRKTVMGGSGLPGKLADCSNNDPAKCELFLVEGDSAGGTAKQGRDRMYQAIMPLRGKILNVEKAMEHKIYENEEIKNMFTALGVSIGTAEDSKALNTDKLRYHKVIIMTDADVDGSHIATLLLTFYFRYMKELIERGYVYIATPPLYMVKKGKEFEYAWTEDQRLAAIQRLKGAGKEDSVHVQRYKGLGEMNAEQLWETTMDPERRTLRQVTIENAAECDRIFSMLMGDEVAPRREFIERNAKYAKIDI, from the coding sequence ATGAGCGAAGAAAATAAAAATGCATCTACGTATTCAGCAGACAATATTCAGGTATTAGAAGGTCTGGAAGCAGTGCGTAAGCGCCCTTCCATGTACATTGGTGATACCGGTGTTAAAGGTTTACATCACCTGGTATATGAGGTCGTAGATAACTCTATCGACGAAGCTGTTGCGGGATATTGTGATGATATTATTGTCACAATCTATCAAGATAATTCCATCTCTGTTAGTGATAATGGTCGTGGTATCCCTACGGGTATCAACAAGAAAGAAAATAAATCGGCTTTAGAGCTGGTAATGACAGTTTTGCACGCAGGGGGTAAATTCGATAAGGATACGTATAAAGTATCTGGTGGTTTGCACGGGGTGGGTGTATCCTGTGTGAATGCTTTATCGACCAAATTACGTGCAGAAGTACATCGCGAGGGTAAAATCTTTGTGCAGGAATACGCGCAAGGAAAGCCTCAGTTTGATGTTAAAGAGATCGGTACTTCAGAGAAAAACGGAACAATTGTTACGTTCCATCCAGATCCTGAAATCTTTACGACCACTACGGTTTACAACTATGATACATTAGCTAACCGTTTGCGTGAGCTAGCGTTCTTGAATAAAGGAATCCGCTTGACATTGATCGACGAGCGCGAGATTTTAGAAGACGGCAGCTTTAAAAAAGACGAGTTCTTTTCAGAGGGTGGCTTGCAAGAGTTCGTTAAATTCTTGGATGGCAATCGTCAGTCTATTATTTCAGAGCCAATTTACGTAGAAGGTATTAAGCAAGGCGTTCCGGTGGAGCTTTCCTTCCAATATAACGATACCTACTCGGAAAATGTTCACTCTTACGTAAATAACATTAATACGATTGAGGGTGGTTCTCACGTTGCTGGTTTCCGTCGTGGTCTTACACGTACGTTAAAGAAATATGCGGATGATTCGGGTTTATTGAAAAACTTGAAAGTCGATATCCAAGGGGATGACTTCCGCGAAGGGTTGACTGCCGTAATTTCCGTTAAGGTTGCAGAGCCTCAGTTTGAAGGGCAGACCAAGACGAAATTAGGTAACTCCGAAGTAATGGGTGCGGTTGACGTAGCGGTGGGCGAGATTTTAAGTTCTTACTTAGAAGAGAACCCTAAAGAAGCGAAGTTGATCGTTCAGAAGGTTATCGTTGCGGCACAGGCACGTGCTGCTGCCCGCAAAGCACGCGAATTAGTACAGCGTAAAACAGTAATGGGTGGTTCAGGCCTTCCCGGTAAGTTAGCTGACTGTTCGAACAACGATCCGGCAAAATGTGAGTTGTTCCTTGTCGAGGGAGACTCGGCGGGTGGTACCGCAAAACAAGGTCGCGATCGTATGTATCAAGCGATTATGCCACTGCGTGGTAAGATCTTGAATGTAGAGAAAGCAATGGAACACAAGATCTATGAAAATGAAGAGATCAAGAATATGTTCACTGCGCTTGGCGTTAGCATCGGTACTGCCGAAGATTCGAAGGCATTGAATACGGATAAGCTTCGCTACCATAAGGTAATCATCATGACGGATGCCGATGTCGATGGTTCGCACATTGCAACCTTATTATTGACATTCTATTTCCGCTATATGAAGGAATTGATCGAGCGTGGATATGTTTATATCGCAACGCCACCTTTATATATGGTTAAGAAAGGTAAGGAATTTGAATACGCGTGGACCGAAGATCAACGTTTGGCTGCTATACAGCGCCTAAAAGGTGCAGGTAAAGAAGATAGCGTGCATGTTCAACGTTATAAAGGTCTTGGTGAGATGAATGCGGAACAATTATGGGAGACGACAATGGATCCGGAAAGACGTACATTACGCCAAGTTACAATTGAAAATGCGGCAGAATGTGATCGTATCTTCTCCATGTTAATGGGTGATGAAGTTGCTCCGCGTAGAGAATTTATCGAGCGCAATGCCAAATATGCGAAAATTGATATTTAA
- a CDS encoding OmpH family outer membrane protein — MNKIAKLTLGLIATASVVACNQQSETKTPAATTTTTNAVAEAKEEKIVYVNSDSLSEQYQYFKDIRTKLENKVKKAQNDLQAKGQAYQREVAEYQQKAATMSATDRQATEERLVRRQQEIQRLDQNASQSIAQDENTEFTKVYTTVTDYLKKHAEEKGYKFVLTYSKTNPAVLYADPASDITKTVIDALNSEYKATQTAEKK; from the coding sequence ATGAATAAAATAGCAAAATTGACCCTAGGCCTAATCGCTACAGCATCGGTAGTGGCTTGTAACCAACAAAGCGAAACCAAAACTCCAGCAGCAACTACGACTACAACCAACGCTGTCGCTGAAGCTAAAGAAGAAAAAATCGTTTATGTAAATTCCGACTCACTTTCTGAGCAATACCAATACTTTAAAGATATTCGTACGAAACTTGAAAATAAAGTAAAGAAAGCACAAAACGACTTGCAAGCAAAAGGTCAAGCTTACCAACGCGAAGTAGCTGAATACCAACAAAAAGCAGCTACGATGAGCGCGACAGATCGTCAAGCAACGGAAGAGCGCCTAGTTAGACGTCAACAAGAAATCCAACGCCTAGATCAAAATGCTTCTCAATCTATCGCACAAGACGAAAACACAGAGTTTACTAAAGTATATACAACAGTAACTGACTACTTAAAGAAACACGCAGAAGAGAAAGGCTACAAATTCGTATTGACTTACTCAAAAACTAATCCTGCTGTTCTTTACGCAGATCCTGCATCTGACATTACTAAAACAGTAATCGACGCCCTTAACAGCGAATATAAAGCTACACAAACAGCAGAAAAGAAATAA
- the tsaB gene encoding tRNA (adenosine(37)-N6)-threonylcarbamoyltransferase complex dimerization subunit type 1 TsaB gives MSDIYILSIETATPLCSVSLAKNGVTLHEIVGEEPNMHASSLTLFIDQLLQKASLQMKDLSAIAVSKGPGSYTGLRIGVSAAKGLCYALDIPMIANNTLDAMYHGFMVISGELSDKTLLFPMIDARRQEVYTQVLDSQAQVIESTKALIVDATSFDAYLADGHHLIFFGSGADKFDEQFHANPAIQVALGFDAKASFQDALSYEKFQTGEFEDVAYFEPYYLKDFMVTAPKKSPLL, from the coding sequence ATGTCAGATATTTATATCCTTTCGATAGAAACGGCAACTCCGCTATGCTCCGTGTCATTAGCAAAAAACGGTGTAACCCTACATGAAATAGTAGGCGAGGAGCCCAATATGCATGCGTCTTCCTTAACCTTGTTTATCGATCAGCTGCTTCAAAAAGCATCATTGCAGATGAAGGACCTATCGGCTATTGCAGTAAGTAAAGGTCCAGGTTCATACACCGGATTGCGTATCGGCGTTTCTGCGGCCAAGGGATTGTGTTACGCCTTAGATATACCCATGATTGCTAATAATACGCTAGACGCCATGTATCATGGCTTTATGGTAATCTCAGGAGAACTGTCCGATAAGACATTGTTGTTTCCGATGATTGATGCACGACGCCAGGAAGTGTACACGCAGGTGTTGGACTCCCAAGCACAGGTGATTGAATCGACGAAAGCTTTGATTGTTGATGCTACAAGTTTTGACGCCTATTTGGCAGATGGACATCATCTCATCTTCTTTGGTTCTGGCGCAGATAAATTTGATGAGCAGTTCCATGCGAATCCAGCAATCCAAGTTGCATTAGGCTTCGACGCCAAAGCAAGTTTCCAAGACGCCTTATCGTACGAGAAATTCCAAACCGGCGAATTTGAGGATGTTGCTTATTTCGAACCTTATTACCTGAAAGATTTTATGGTCACTGCGCCAAAGAAATCGCCGTTATTATAG
- a CDS encoding RecQ family ATP-dependent DNA helicase, translated as MEKTSLSILKQYWGYEKFRPLQEEIIHEVLLGKDTLALMPTGGGKSLCFQVPSLLSDGICIVISPLIALMKDQVENLRKRNIPAIAIFSGMSAREVDIALDNCIFGNIKFLYLAPERLYSDLVQERIRHMKVNLFAIDEAHCISQWGYDFRPSYLELIKLRELHSNVPFLALTATATPRVVTDIQEKLGFKEENVLSKSFRRENLGYMVFNEENKMGRMLRVIKKMGGTGIVYVRNRRETQEVARYLLNHGVPADFYHAGLEMSVRNKKQEDWTKNHTRVIVATNAFGMGIDKADVRFVIHLDIPDSLEAYYQEAGRAGRDEKKAYPVLLYQQADRDDLWENIESSFPDFAFIQHCYHYLCNHFQIAIGAGQGLTFDFDVVDFSKKYKLELAKTLSALKFLERDKWLSLSEAVYPGSF; from the coding sequence ATGGAAAAAACGAGCCTTTCTATATTAAAACAATACTGGGGATATGAGAAGTTTCGACCTCTACAGGAAGAGATTATCCATGAAGTATTGCTCGGAAAGGACACGCTTGCGTTGATGCCTACCGGCGGCGGTAAATCCCTTTGCTTTCAAGTTCCTAGTTTGTTGAGCGACGGTATCTGTATTGTGATCAGCCCCTTGATCGCTCTTATGAAAGATCAAGTGGAAAATCTACGCAAAAGGAATATTCCTGCAATCGCTATATTCTCAGGGATGTCAGCAAGGGAGGTTGATATTGCGCTTGACAACTGCATCTTTGGCAATATCAAGTTCTTATATCTTGCACCTGAACGTCTATATTCAGACTTAGTGCAGGAGAGAATCCGCCACATGAAAGTGAATCTGTTTGCTATCGATGAAGCCCATTGTATCTCGCAATGGGGATACGACTTCCGGCCTTCCTACCTCGAGTTAATCAAGCTCAGAGAACTACACAGCAATGTGCCTTTTTTAGCATTAACAGCAACTGCCACTCCTCGCGTTGTAACAGATATCCAAGAAAAGCTGGGTTTTAAAGAGGAGAATGTTCTCTCTAAGAGTTTTAGACGCGAAAACCTCGGATATATGGTGTTCAACGAAGAGAACAAGATGGGGAGGATGCTGCGGGTGATAAAGAAGATGGGGGGAACTGGAATCGTCTATGTACGGAATAGACGGGAAACTCAGGAGGTTGCCCGTTACTTACTCAATCATGGCGTCCCGGCAGACTTTTATCATGCTGGGTTAGAGATGTCCGTCCGAAACAAAAAGCAGGAGGATTGGACAAAGAATCACACTAGAGTTATTGTTGCTACCAACGCCTTTGGGATGGGGATCGACAAAGCCGATGTGCGATTTGTTATCCATCTTGATATTCCAGATTCTTTAGAAGCCTACTATCAAGAGGCTGGGCGTGCCGGAAGGGATGAGAAAAAGGCCTATCCGGTTTTGCTGTATCAGCAAGCTGATCGAGATGACCTTTGGGAAAATATCGAATCTAGTTTTCCTGATTTTGCCTTCATTCAACACTGCTATCATTACTTATGTAATCATTTCCAGATTGCCATTGGCGCGGGACAAGGGTTGACATTTGATTTTGATGTAGTAGATTTTTCAAAGAAGTATAAGCTTGAATTAGCAAAGACCCTTAGTGCGCTGAAGTTCTTAGAACGGGATAAGTGGCTGAGCCTGTCGGAAGCGGTATATCCCGGCTCGTTTTAA
- a CDS encoding CorA family divalent cation transporter, which produces MVKQILSKAQHGFDWFDISNPTVEDFAELKNQYSLNDASIKDCLETGHLPKIEEFESYHFLIIRFIAENFPENSDHLIEVTNRISIFYDEDFVITAHRYDIPVLQELIDMDKGNKRFKSSKSLINTLVSLSIKSFENLVVNSLATKLDLYEEIVFLHNRRKPFLRKLYYLKRQIDLIRIILTFYKDIVEYFHMPEYQNIYTQDLRDLYSRTNTLYRNIGENTAQLLSIYFNIESNHTNEIMRTLTIISVFFMPLTFIVGVYGMNFKHMPELEWYYGYAYVMAGMAILSIIIYIWFKRKRWL; this is translated from the coding sequence ATGGTAAAACAGATTTTGAGCAAGGCGCAACATGGATTTGACTGGTTTGATATTAGCAATCCTACGGTCGAAGATTTTGCAGAATTAAAGAACCAGTACAGTCTGAACGATGCCTCTATCAAGGACTGTTTGGAAACGGGGCATTTGCCTAAAATTGAAGAGTTCGAGTCTTACCATTTTTTAATTATCCGTTTTATAGCTGAAAACTTCCCTGAAAACTCCGATCATCTGATTGAGGTAACGAATAGGATTTCTATTTTCTATGATGAGGATTTTGTGATCACTGCCCATCGCTATGATATCCCTGTACTTCAGGAGCTGATTGATATGGACAAAGGCAATAAGCGTTTCAAATCGAGCAAGAGCCTGATCAACACTTTGGTATCCTTGTCCATAAAATCTTTTGAGAATTTGGTGGTCAATAGCTTGGCAACAAAGCTAGACCTTTATGAGGAAATCGTTTTCTTGCATAATCGGAGGAAACCTTTTTTACGTAAGTTGTACTATCTGAAGCGGCAAATCGACCTTATCCGAATTATTTTGACCTTTTATAAGGATATCGTTGAGTATTTTCATATGCCGGAATACCAGAATATCTATACGCAAGATTTGAGAGATCTGTATTCGAGAACGAATACACTTTATAGGAATATTGGAGAAAATACGGCGCAATTGCTATCGATCTATTTTAATATAGAATCCAACCACACCAATGAGATCATGCGGACGCTGACCATTATCTCGGTGTTCTTTATGCCGTTAACTTTTATTGTGGGCGTATATGGCATGAACTTTAAGCATATGCCGGAACTCGAATGGTATTATGGATACGCCTATGTAATGGCGGGAATGGCCATTCTTTCGATCATTATCTACATCTGGTTCAAAAGAAAACGCTGGCTATAA